One stretch of Chryseobacterium scophthalmum DNA includes these proteins:
- a CDS encoding efflux RND transporter periplasmic adaptor subunit: MKIINKIKYIFIPVVLLGMASCSGEKESKNETKKTVQPARSFVTTEIKLINPTYQISVPGELKPYESVQIFAKVAGFIKKIYVDRGSVVTKGQLLAVLEAPEMNQDYLSDKSSQQKTYTDYLYAKQAFERLQDAASTKGAVADIELDRAKSIMQSSKATYEASKAGTGRSSQMNQYLRITAPFSGVIMDRNLSVGALVGPNSGMALFSIAQKNKLRLTVSLPEKHASSVNEGIVAQFTVNSIPGKNFEAHLSRNSGVISQENRSMTLEFDVPNPGTVLKGGEYAQVQLNLKRSAPTFFVPTKSILQTQSGTFVMTFNDNTVSRVAVKEGITYEKMTEVFGALFGHDKVLVKPSEEIEEGKISTPKKNK, encoded by the coding sequence ATGAAAATCATCAATAAAATAAAATACATCTTCATTCCGGTCGTTCTTTTGGGAATGGCTTCCTGCTCGGGCGAAAAGGAAAGTAAAAATGAAACAAAAAAAACAGTTCAGCCTGCTCGGTCTTTCGTGACCACAGAAATCAAGCTGATAAATCCCACTTATCAGATTTCCGTTCCAGGCGAACTGAAACCTTATGAATCGGTGCAGATCTTTGCGAAGGTTGCCGGATTTATCAAGAAAATTTATGTTGACAGAGGTTCAGTTGTGACCAAAGGTCAGCTTCTTGCAGTTCTGGAAGCACCAGAAATGAATCAGGATTACCTATCCGATAAATCTTCACAGCAGAAAACATACACCGACTATCTTTATGCTAAACAGGCTTTTGAGCGATTGCAGGACGCGGCCAGTACAAAAGGAGCTGTTGCCGACATAGAACTGGATAGGGCTAAAAGCATTATGCAGAGTTCCAAAGCAACATACGAGGCATCAAAAGCGGGCACCGGTAGGTCTTCACAGATGAATCAGTACCTTAGGATCACGGCACCTTTCAGTGGTGTGATAATGGATAGGAATCTGTCGGTAGGAGCCTTGGTTGGTCCCAATTCAGGAATGGCTCTTTTCAGTATTGCTCAGAAAAATAAGCTGAGACTGACGGTATCTCTTCCTGAAAAACATGCATCAAGTGTCAATGAGGGGATAGTGGCGCAATTTACGGTCAACTCTATCCCGGGAAAAAATTTTGAAGCGCATCTTTCAAGGAATTCCGGTGTTATCAGTCAGGAAAACCGTTCGATGACCCTTGAGTTTGACGTTCCAAATCCGGGCACTGTCTTAAAAGGGGGGGAATATGCACAGGTCCAGCTCAATCTGAAAAGAAGTGCACCTACATTTTTTGTACCCACGAAAAGTATTCTGCAGACTCAATCCGGAACCTTTGTGATGACCTTCAATGATAATACGGTAAGCAGAGTTGCTGTGAAAGAAGGAATCACCTACGAAAAAATGACCGAGGTCTTTGGTGCACTATTCGGCCATGACAAAGTTCTAGTAAAACCTTCCGAAGAAATTGAGGAAGGAAAGATATCAACCCCAAAAAAAAATAAATAA
- a CDS encoding TlpA family protein disulfide reductase, whose protein sequence is MITTLKFKTPIFILMMTLFSFSLSAMQSRVENQDGPIPQNNVNDNEDIILIDENGKKIALSELKGKVVFVNFWATWCRPCVEEMPSIRDLKDKFKGNDNIVFVLLNVEANLTKSKKFMKDKNYDLPVYVAADTIPSQYFQGAIPTTLIFNKKGELEAQMQGGQDFDRPEIYEALKKLTGQ, encoded by the coding sequence ATGATAACGACCTTAAAATTTAAAACACCTATTTTCATTCTTATGATGACCCTGTTTTCTTTTTCTTTGAGTGCGATGCAATCAAGAGTTGAGAATCAGGATGGGCCCATCCCACAAAATAATGTAAATGATAATGAGGATATCATCTTAATCGATGAGAACGGAAAGAAAATTGCTTTGAGTGAACTGAAAGGGAAGGTGGTCTTTGTAAATTTCTGGGCCACATGGTGCAGGCCTTGTGTCGAAGAAATGCCGAGCATCAGAGACCTGAAAGACAAATTCAAGGGAAATGACAATATCGTTTTTGTCCTTCTCAATGTGGAAGCCAACCTGACAAAGTCTAAGAAATTTATGAAGGATAAAAACTACGATCTTCCGGTGTATGTAGCAGCAGACACTATTCCTTCGCAGTACTTTCAGGGAGCAATTCCGACGACTTTGATCTTTAATAAAAAAGGAGAACTCGAAGCACAGATGCAGGGAGGGCAAGATTTTGACCGACCTGAGATTTATGAAGCGCTGAAAAAGTTAACCGGACAATAA
- a CDS encoding TlpA family protein disulfide reductase gives MNSKIEEKETEPAVESTPLSSTENFSVRNDKGEIINTSDLKGKVVFINFWASWCPPCRAEFPSIQTFYDRFKSNKDLVFLTVNLDEQTALGKMYLEKEQFTVPFLVAEGSIPTAFFNGSLPTTVVLDRSGKIRMHHAGMADYSKESFYQEINQLLNEK, from the coding sequence ATGAACTCAAAGATTGAAGAAAAGGAAACAGAGCCGGCCGTTGAGTCGACTCCTTTGTCCAGTACTGAAAACTTCAGTGTCAGAAATGATAAAGGTGAGATCATCAATACTTCTGACCTCAAGGGAAAAGTGGTATTTATTAACTTCTGGGCGTCCTGGTGCCCGCCTTGCCGTGCGGAATTCCCTTCGATTCAGACATTCTACGACCGATTTAAATCCAATAAAGATCTTGTTTTTCTTACAGTCAATCTGGATGAGCAGACCGCCTTGGGTAAGATGTATCTTGAAAAAGAACAATTCACTGTTCCGTTTTTAGTTGCAGAAGGTTCGATTCCAACTGCTTTTTTTAATGGTTCACTTCCTACGACCGTCGTTTTGGACAGATCAGGAAAAATTAGGATGCATCATGCGGGAATGGCAGACTACAGCAAAGAATCATTCTATCAAGAAATCAATCAACTTTTAAATGAAAAATAA
- a CDS encoding DsrE family protein has protein sequence MKNLIKILTFSVFLTGFMGFAQKATVYEPAKSINKEYKALYVINEGDDQKIRVIIRNINNAMEDPRLKGKLKVELLAFGGGVEMFRKKNPYGELLTGLQDKGVVMVQCENTLREKKIEKSELFEFVNYTPSGNGEMILRQDEGWAIVKP, from the coding sequence ATGAAAAACTTAATTAAGATATTGACCTTCTCAGTTTTCCTGACAGGGTTTATGGGTTTTGCGCAAAAGGCAACAGTTTACGAACCTGCAAAATCTATTAATAAGGAGTACAAGGCTTTGTATGTGATCAATGAAGGTGATGACCAGAAAATCAGAGTCATTATCAGAAATATCAATAACGCGATGGAAGATCCCAGGCTGAAAGGCAAACTGAAGGTCGAACTGCTGGCCTTTGGGGGCGGAGTGGAAATGTTCAGAAAGAAAAACCCCTACGGGGAACTTCTTACAGGTCTGCAAGATAAGGGGGTAGTGATGGTACAGTGCGAAAATACCCTTCGTGAAAAAAAGATCGAAAAGTCCGAATTATTTGAGTTTGTAAATTACACCCCCAGCGGAAACGGGGAAATGATTTTGAGACAGGATGAAGGATGGGCAATAGTTAAACCCTAA
- a CDS encoding bifunctional metallophosphatase/5'-nucleotidase: MKLSIGFINDVHGYMEPHPELFYDYQKEYVKSAGGYARIQTIFKKIRAENPNALLFDGGDTFHGTVPVVQSKGEVLIPILNQLGFDAMVGHWDFAYTPRHLLKLESQLNYPVLGCNVFDEQGKRFLLPYKISEIGGLKIGIIGICSNIIDKTMPEKFSEGITVTDGIEETNQCVRELREDAVDIIILLSHNGYPQDIELLKKVEGIDICLSAHTHNRMYEAEKAGNCIIIQCGCHGSFVGNLKLDVENGMITHFDYKIIETDDSIDEDVEVKDLVEKSLQSFAEMKSTVLGTTEHILHRYSTLSSTMDDFLLSAVNFATDVEISFSNGWRYGAPINVGNITLWDLYKIVPMNPPISTTELTGKEIFEMLEENLERTFSAEPMKQMGGYVKRCNGLRILMRIENPPGYRIQEIYFQGRHLQKDKVYKVAFLTEQDVPKKYGKNRTETGSNAITAMTYYLENNFHIERSEDSFLLV; the protein is encoded by the coding sequence ATGAAATTATCAATAGGATTCATCAACGATGTGCACGGCTATATGGAACCCCATCCAGAGCTGTTTTATGACTATCAGAAAGAATATGTTAAAAGTGCAGGAGGTTATGCCAGAATTCAGACCATCTTCAAAAAGATCAGGGCAGAAAATCCGAACGCATTGCTCTTTGACGGAGGGGATACGTTTCACGGAACAGTTCCGGTGGTACAGTCGAAAGGAGAGGTCTTGATTCCCATACTTAACCAACTTGGATTTGATGCAATGGTAGGACACTGGGACTTTGCCTATACACCAAGACATCTGTTAAAACTGGAAAGCCAGCTCAATTATCCCGTCTTGGGCTGCAATGTTTTTGATGAGCAGGGAAAACGATTTCTACTACCTTACAAAATATCTGAAATTGGAGGACTCAAAATTGGTATAATCGGGATCTGTTCCAATATTATCGATAAGACAATGCCGGAGAAGTTCAGTGAAGGCATAACGGTGACCGATGGAATTGAAGAGACGAATCAATGCGTCAGAGAATTAAGAGAGGATGCTGTGGACATTATTATTCTTTTGTCGCACAATGGTTATCCGCAAGATATCGAACTGCTCAAAAAAGTGGAAGGAATCGATATTTGTCTCAGTGCACACACCCATAACAGGATGTACGAAGCAGAAAAAGCAGGAAACTGCATTATCATCCAATGTGGCTGCCACGGATCATTTGTAGGAAATCTAAAGCTTGATGTCGAAAATGGAATGATTACACATTTTGATTACAAGATCATTGAAACTGACGACAGTATTGATGAAGATGTAGAAGTTAAAGATCTGGTGGAAAAAAGTCTACAGTCTTTTGCTGAAATGAAAAGTACAGTATTGGGGACGACAGAACATATTTTGCACCGCTATTCCACGCTGTCTTCTACTATGGATGACTTTCTTCTGTCTGCCGTCAATTTTGCGACGGACGTTGAGATCTCCTTTTCCAACGGATGGCGCTATGGTGCACCTATAAATGTCGGAAATATTACCCTCTGGGACTTATACAAAATCGTGCCGATGAATCCGCCTATTTCCACCACAGAGCTTACTGGAAAAGAGATCTTTGAAATGTTAGAAGAAAATCTGGAGCGGACCTTTTCCGCAGAGCCGATGAAACAAATGGGAGGTTATGTTAAGCGTTGCAACGGATTGAGAATTTTGATGCGCATTGAAAATCCGCCGGGTTACAGAATTCAGGAAATCTATTTTCAGGGAAGACATTTACAAAAAGACAAGGTTTACAAAGTTGCTTTCCTCACCGAGCAGGATGTTCCAAAGAAATATGGGAAAAACCGCACAGAGACAGGATCTAATGCCATAACAGCAATGACATATTATCTTGAGAATAATTTTCACATTGAAAGATCTGAAGATTCTTTTCTTTTGGTCTGA
- a CDS encoding caspase family protein gives MKTLAIIIGNNNYFKGNELTNGENDANQIAGIFKDYNYEVKLYLNIDQKNIVEILQEYSDLLKDFDASIFYFAGHGFEVDGENFLASIDSQIPPENKYVAKQNCITLNDLFDIYRQNPTKLNIVILDACRRSFGRGTALGFSPIIAPKGSLIAFSTSPNEGALDVGYENNSIYTGSLIKHLSSERIAVEDLFKSVRKTVFALSGGRQTTWEHTSLIGDFYFYKHQKLNILSLPYNPNVLKDENYYEDSEFYKKIKELKTYNWYKQNPAIDYLITIPVSQLDKDQMFILGRNLLQCAIGGANSAMTFFENLNRSLLDFQINSENHILNGILFEMYYDSKGEFRFNNFKGNYREEIFKLRDNPAFNQSFDFINGILIQQDYSVLFLPNSQTINIEIKCSQKTTNDGFGDRIVQVIESIIFNGNDIKKEISKYYIDGYNENGLKTVLAKYLNAPVESIRINSNFELRYIRFII, from the coding sequence ATGAAAACATTAGCAATTATAATTGGCAATAACAACTACTTTAAAGGAAATGAATTAACTAACGGAGAAAATGATGCAAATCAAATTGCTGGAATCTTTAAAGATTACAATTATGAGGTAAAATTATATCTAAATATCGATCAAAAAAACATAGTTGAAATTTTACAAGAATATAGCGACTTACTAAAAGATTTTGATGCATCTATTTTTTATTTTGCAGGTCACGGATTCGAAGTAGATGGAGAGAATTTTTTGGCGAGTATCGATTCGCAAATTCCTCCTGAAAATAAATATGTGGCAAAACAAAATTGTATTACTTTAAATGATTTATTTGACATATACAGGCAAAATCCTACTAAATTAAACATAGTGATATTAGATGCTTGCAGAAGATCATTTGGTCGCGGGACTGCACTTGGATTTAGTCCAATTATAGCTCCTAAAGGATCACTAATAGCATTTTCAACATCTCCAAATGAAGGTGCTTTAGATGTCGGATATGAGAATAATAGTATTTATACGGGCTCACTAATAAAGCACCTCTCGTCCGAAAGGATAGCTGTCGAAGATCTATTTAAATCTGTAAGAAAGACAGTTTTTGCATTGTCAGGAGGAAGACAAACAACTTGGGAACACACCTCATTAATTGGTGATTTTTACTTTTACAAACATCAAAAGCTAAATATTTTAAGCCTACCTTATAATCCGAATGTTTTGAAAGATGAAAATTATTATGAAGATTCAGAATTTTACAAAAAAATTAAAGAACTAAAGACCTACAATTGGTACAAACAAAATCCTGCAATTGATTATTTAATAACAATACCAGTAAGTCAATTAGATAAGGACCAAATGTTCATTTTAGGAAGAAATTTATTACAATGCGCTATTGGTGGGGCAAATTCCGCTATGACATTTTTTGAAAATCTTAATAGGTCACTACTAGATTTTCAAATAAACTCCGAGAATCATATTCTAAATGGAATTCTATTTGAAATGTATTACGACAGCAAAGGTGAATTCAGATTTAATAATTTTAAAGGAAATTATAGAGAAGAAATTTTTAAATTAAGAGATAATCCAGCATTCAATCAATCATTCGATTTCATAAATGGTATTTTAATTCAACAGGATTACTCTGTATTATTTTTACCAAATTCGCAGACAATAAATATTGAAATTAAATGCAGCCAAAAAACAACAAACGATGGTTTTGGAGATAGAATAGTCCAGGTGATCGAATCAATAATCTTTAACGGAAATGATATTAAAAAAGAAATATCGAAGTATTATATTGATGGGTATAATGAAAATGGATTAAAGACAGTCCTAGCCAAATATCTTAATGCGCCAGTTGAATCGATAAGAATTAATTCGAATTTTGAACTTAGATACATTAGATTTATTATATAA
- a CDS encoding HNH endonuclease, giving the protein MNIYTYSGNIEHLKAFDKDYQLKSMYTPPINNQRRPLKKISERICRFCGKKSDATTFKSKPHIISRLFGNNSGVSDYECDKCNNHFSGFESDMANFLGLNRSVNALGAQTPPTFKSYDGNIVAKKNSFNGFHGIDIESNKQGVIKKN; this is encoded by the coding sequence ATGAACATATATACATACTCTGGAAATATTGAGCATCTAAAAGCTTTTGATAAGGATTATCAATTAAAAAGTATGTATACTCCTCCAATAAATAATCAAAGGCGTCCTCTAAAAAAAATATCAGAAAGAATCTGTCGCTTCTGTGGTAAAAAGTCCGATGCAACAACCTTTAAAAGCAAGCCTCACATTATTTCAAGATTATTTGGAAATAATTCTGGGGTGTCAGATTACGAATGTGATAAGTGTAACAATCATTTCTCAGGTTTCGAAAGTGATATGGCAAATTTTTTAGGTTTGAATAGAAGTGTTAATGCCTTAGGAGCACAAACTCCTCCAACATTTAAATCATACGATGGTAATATTGTAGCTAAAAAAAATAGTTTTAATGGTTTTCATGGCATTGATATAGAATCAAATAAACAAGGGGTAATTAAAAAAAATTAG
- a CDS encoding helix-turn-helix domain-containing protein has protein sequence MEQITYLETTQFDLDFINHVRNIRKAKKLSKDQLSLKMGLAKSFVSNVESLTQRHKYSTRHITLLCKAFDFKNISDLMNFPTPKNDKIKVTIRQKMNDTNTKVVSSEVVKIEVI, from the coding sequence ATGGAACAAATTACTTATTTAGAAACAACACAATTCGATTTGGATTTTATTAATCACGTAAGAAACATTCGCAAAGCAAAAAAACTAAGCAAAGATCAGCTTAGCCTAAAAATGGGTTTGGCCAAAAGTTTTGTTAGTAATGTGGAGTCATTAACACAGCGACATAAATATTCTACTCGTCATATAACATTACTTTGTAAAGCCTTTGATTTTAAAAATATTTCAGATTTAATGAATTTTCCTACTCCTAAGAATGATAAAATTAAAGTTACAATTAGACAGAAGATGAATGATACAAATACAAAAGTGGTTAGTAGTGAGGTAGTAAAAATCGAAGTTATTTAA
- a CDS encoding SusC/RagA family TonB-linked outer membrane protein, which produces MKKNFCSLSHLQLAFGFTLLVSGVAIGQMRTITGTVSENNQPVKGVSVFQEGSEEVAVTNAAGVYRVQVSGENPVIIYRHPDYPERKITLGSRINVNISLGKEKEIEEVVLNAGYYKVKDKERTGSIAKVSSKDIENQPVINVLSAAQGRMSGVSITQNSGVPGGGFDIQIRGKNSIRREGNEPLYIIDGVPILSETPSLYSAAILPYATINPLNSINPNDIESFEVLKDADATAIYGSRGANGVIIVTTKKGRKGRTDFKINTSYSLSTVANRLKLLNTDEYIKIRKEAFQNDGISTIPAAAYDFNGVWDQTRNTDWQKELIGNTADASVVQLSLSGGSENTSYLISYGHNEQTTVFPADFRYKTNNLTGNFSYRTPDKKLEVNLSNTFSFQSNNVLNDDLTKRSLTLSPNAPALYNQDGSLNWENNTFTNPLGVFKSEYLNSSNFLNSGAQISYRLFPFITLKFNGGLTYQNFEEFSLKPHTMYNPSSGLTSANSTSFKNNSSTFSYILEPQLVANQSWGNHSLEMLLGTTLQQSETNQGSIQGYGFESNALIQNLGAAKTKVISDQVRNQYYYNAAFARINYQFMKRYIVNLTGRRDGSSRFGPDNRFGNFGAVGAAWLISEESWMKNVRWLSFAKIRGSVGTSGNDRIGDYQYLNTYTISSNIYNNITALNPSRLYNPNFSWEKTLKKEIALELSFLKSRINFSAAYYNNTSSNQLVGIPLPATTGFATIQSNLPAKVQNTGWEFEASMQVLRQSKFKYDTSFNLSVPQSKLLEFPNLEGSTYANQYVLGYPMSLVKVYQFEGVNPSTGLYQFTDFDGDGKINSPNDNKVIERIGVRFFGGWSSNFRYGQWSASFLWQFVKQRNWNYNRQMLVPGSMNNQPVEVLDVWSPSNPSGMYMPYSSGANAQKNASHVLFQNSTAAIGDASFIRLKNVQLNYSIPVQKFGIREAMIYVQGQNLLTFTKYFGVDPEFVLTGYLPPLKTYSMGFQLTF; this is translated from the coding sequence ATGAAAAAAAACTTTTGCAGCCTAAGTCATCTTCAATTGGCTTTTGGCTTCACCTTGCTCGTCTCCGGCGTAGCAATAGGGCAGATGCGCACCATTACAGGCACTGTCTCGGAAAATAACCAGCCAGTCAAAGGAGTTTCCGTATTCCAGGAGGGTAGTGAAGAAGTGGCTGTGACCAATGCAGCAGGCGTTTACCGTGTTCAGGTATCGGGAGAGAACCCCGTAATTATTTACCGCCATCCGGACTATCCCGAACGAAAAATCACTTTAGGCAGTAGGATAAACGTCAATATCTCATTAGGTAAAGAAAAAGAGATAGAGGAAGTCGTTCTCAACGCAGGGTATTATAAAGTCAAAGACAAAGAAAGAACAGGAAGCATTGCCAAAGTCTCTTCAAAAGACATCGAAAACCAACCTGTTATCAATGTGCTTTCCGCTGCACAGGGTAGAATGTCGGGCGTGAGCATTACCCAAAATTCAGGAGTTCCGGGCGGAGGATTTGATATTCAGATCAGAGGGAAGAACAGCATCCGAAGAGAAGGAAATGAACCATTGTATATTATTGATGGTGTTCCAATTCTTTCAGAAACTCCCTCGTTGTACAGTGCTGCAATTTTACCATACGCTACCATAAATCCTCTAAATTCCATCAATCCCAATGATATAGAAAGCTTCGAGGTATTGAAAGATGCCGATGCCACGGCAATCTACGGATCACGAGGTGCCAACGGAGTCATCATTGTGACGACCAAAAAAGGAAGAAAAGGAAGAACCGATTTCAAGATTAATACCTCTTATTCTCTCAGTACGGTAGCCAACCGATTGAAGCTGCTGAACACTGATGAGTATATTAAGATCAGAAAAGAAGCATTTCAGAATGACGGCATCTCCACAATTCCTGCGGCAGCGTATGATTTCAACGGTGTGTGGGATCAGACCCGAAACACCGACTGGCAAAAAGAACTCATTGGTAATACGGCAGATGCGTCTGTAGTCCAGCTTTCTTTAAGCGGAGGTTCTGAAAACACCTCCTACTTAATCAGCTACGGACATAACGAACAGACAACGGTATTTCCTGCAGATTTCAGATACAAAACTAATAATCTAACAGGGAATTTCAGTTACAGAACACCTGATAAAAAACTGGAAGTCAATCTCAGCAATACCTTTTCGTTTCAAAGTAACAATGTCCTGAATGATGATTTAACAAAGAGAAGTTTAACTCTTAGTCCGAATGCTCCAGCACTCTACAATCAGGATGGTTCATTGAATTGGGAGAACAATACGTTTACGAATCCTCTGGGTGTTTTCAAAAGCGAATATCTCAATTCTAGCAATTTTTTAAACAGTGGAGCGCAGATTTCGTACCGCTTATTTCCGTTCATTACACTAAAATTCAACGGAGGTTTAACGTATCAGAATTTTGAAGAGTTTTCATTGAAGCCCCACACGATGTACAATCCCTCATCAGGATTGACGAGTGCCAATTCCACATCTTTTAAAAACAATTCTTCCACATTCTCTTATATTCTGGAACCGCAATTGGTTGCCAATCAAAGCTGGGGAAACCACAGCCTCGAAATGTTGTTGGGAACAACCTTACAGCAGTCTGAAACCAATCAGGGTTCTATACAGGGCTATGGCTTTGAGAGCAATGCCTTGATTCAGAATTTGGGAGCAGCTAAAACAAAAGTCATCAGCGACCAGGTCAGAAATCAGTATTACTACAATGCTGCGTTTGCAAGAATCAATTATCAATTCATGAAAAGATACATTGTCAACCTTACCGGAAGACGGGACGGTTCAAGCCGTTTTGGTCCCGACAATCGTTTCGGAAACTTTGGAGCGGTAGGTGCAGCATGGCTTATTTCAGAAGAAAGCTGGATGAAAAATGTTCGATGGCTGAGCTTTGCGAAAATCAGAGGAAGTGTCGGAACTTCCGGAAATGACAGGATCGGAGATTATCAGTATCTCAATACCTATACAATCTCATCCAACATCTACAACAACATCACAGCTCTGAATCCTTCAAGACTTTATAATCCCAATTTCAGCTGGGAGAAAACATTAAAGAAAGAAATAGCACTGGAATTATCATTTCTGAAAAGCAGAATTAATTTTTCAGCAGCATATTACAACAATACATCATCCAATCAATTGGTGGGTATTCCACTGCCTGCTACGACAGGATTTGCTACGATACAGTCCAATCTTCCTGCAAAGGTTCAGAATACAGGTTGGGAGTTTGAGGCATCAATGCAGGTTTTGAGACAAAGCAAGTTTAAATACGACACGTCATTCAATCTTTCTGTACCACAGAGTAAATTATTGGAGTTTCCGAATCTGGAAGGATCAACGTATGCCAATCAATATGTTTTAGGATATCCGATGTCACTCGTCAAAGTCTATCAGTTTGAAGGGGTAAATCCTTCCACCGGTTTATACCAATTTACCGACTTTGACGGAGACGGAAAGATTAATTCTCCCAATGACAATAAAGTGATTGAAAGAATAGGCGTGAGATTTTTCGGAGGCTGGTCAAGTAATTTCCGTTACGGACAATGGTCGGCATCATTTCTTTGGCAATTTGTAAAGCAGAGAAACTGGAATTACAACCGTCAGATGCTGGTGCCGGGATCAATGAACAATCAGCCTGTGGAAGTCTTGGATGTTTGGTCTCCTTCAAATCCTTCTGGAATGTATATGCCGTACAGTTCGGGAGCCAATGCTCAAAAGAATGCTTCACACGTTTTATTCCAGAATTCTACTGCTGCGATTGGTGATGCATCATTCATCAGACTGAAAAATGTACAGCTTAATTACAGCATTCCCGTTCAGAAATTCGGAATCAGAGAAGCAATGATTTATGTGCAGGGACAAAACCTCTTGACCTTTACAAAATATTTCGGTGTCGATCCTGAATTTGTACTGACCGGATATTTACCGCCACTGAAGACCTATTCAATGGGCTTTCAGTTGACTTTTTAA
- a CDS encoding RagB/SusD family nutrient uptake outer membrane protein yields MKIRIEHTIVAAIISAVLTTVISCEKFVETDFPNNQLPTEVVFEDEQTAEAALAGLYAGLWTNSLISGGIDGMGALMGTYTDDLTCVYTSGSNGILDIANNQQVATNTVVTTAWTNAYGQIYAANSIIEGVTNSKSLSQASKDRIKGEALLVRSIIYFNLYQIFGEIAYTETTNYFINSHLGRMNKDQFLIKLETDLSEAVNLLPSAYRNAERIYPNKFAGYMALAKMKILLKKWAEAEVLCSTILQSSQYTFQTDPSKVFQKSGTHIIWQLKPKNTNDATKEASLYNFTGAPLSFVLNLNLINTFSVGDLRRQYYITAVPFNQQINYRSSKYKNLAVNNPNEYSIIYRLDEVNFMMAESLIEQNKAGEAVLYINRSRQRAGLPALSTSLSVSSATTELREEKRREFFVEHGIRFFDLKRWGLLDQLIPVKPNWKNYHAQWPLPQKELLLNPNLNPQNTGY; encoded by the coding sequence ATGAAAATAAGAATAGAACATACTATTGTGGCAGCTATAATATCCGCCGTACTGACTACCGTTATTTCCTGTGAAAAATTCGTAGAAACTGATTTTCCCAATAACCAGCTTCCGACAGAAGTCGTTTTTGAAGACGAGCAAACCGCTGAAGCGGCATTGGCAGGACTGTATGCAGGACTTTGGACGAACTCGCTTATTTCGGGAGGTATTGATGGAATGGGTGCATTGATGGGAACGTATACAGACGACCTGACCTGTGTGTACACATCAGGATCAAACGGTATTTTGGATATTGCTAACAATCAGCAGGTTGCTACTAATACCGTAGTAACGACGGCTTGGACGAATGCTTACGGGCAGATTTATGCTGCCAACAGCATCATAGAAGGCGTTACGAATTCAAAATCGTTAAGTCAGGCATCCAAAGACCGAATCAAAGGTGAAGCATTATTGGTTCGATCCATTATTTACTTTAATCTCTATCAGATTTTTGGAGAAATAGCTTACACAGAAACTACGAACTATTTTATAAATAGCCACTTGGGGAGAATGAATAAAGATCAGTTCCTCATAAAACTGGAAACCGATTTGTCTGAGGCGGTCAATCTTTTACCATCCGCTTACAGAAATGCAGAAAGAATCTATCCCAACAAATTTGCGGGATATATGGCATTGGCAAAAATGAAGATTCTGTTGAAGAAATGGGCGGAAGCAGAAGTGCTTTGCAGTACGATATTGCAATCATCACAATATACATTTCAAACAGATCCTTCCAAAGTATTTCAGAAAAGCGGCACGCATATCATTTGGCAGTTGAAGCCCAAAAATACGAATGATGCTACGAAAGAGGCATCACTGTACAACTTTACGGGAGCACCTTTATCGTTTGTCCTCAATTTGAATCTCATCAATACCTTTTCTGTGGGAGATTTGCGGAGACAGTATTATATAACGGCAGTTCCTTTTAACCAGCAGATCAATTACCGCTCTTCAAAATATAAAAACCTTGCGGTCAATAATCCTAATGAATATTCAATAATCTATCGTTTGGATGAAGTCAATTTCATGATGGCAGAGAGCCTGATCGAGCAAAATAAAGCAGGAGAAGCCGTTTTGTATATCAACCGTTCCCGCCAACGGGCAGGATTACCGGCTCTTAGCACCTCATTATCCGTTTCGTCGGCAACCACAGAATTGAGAGAGGAAAAGCGCAGGGAATTTTTTGTGGAACACGGCATCCGTTTTTTTGATCTGAAAAGATGGGGACTGCTTGACCAGTTGATTCCGGTAAAACCTAATTGGAAAAACTACCATGCCCAATGGCCGCTTCCGCAGAAAGAACTGCTTCTCAATCCAAATCTTAATCCACAAAATACAGGATATTGA